The sequence GGCGTGCCGGGAGATGGTTCCCCAGTCGGCTTTCATCGCTACCCCCTTATTTGAAGTACTCGACGCGAGTGGGCGTGAGCCCGTTGTCGCGCGCCGTTTTTTCGGCGTCCTGCCGGCTCGCCGCATATTGGTCGAGGAGCCGCATCTGCGCCGCGTCGAAACGCGCACCGCGCATGTCCTCCGCGTCGAGGCCCCGAATGCCGATCGTCGCGGTCGTACGGCTCGTCGGCGTGCGCACGACGGGGACGGGCACTTTGCCGCCGGCCGCGGGCGCAGTGCCCGGCGCGAGAAAGCGCAGGTTGAACGACTGGACCCAGCCCGTACCGCTGCCCGTTCGCAGGTTGACCCACGGAATCTTTCGCGCTATTACCTCGCCGGTGGTGCCCTGCTTCAGACGCGCCACGGTCGGCGCGCCGCTGCGCGGCTCCGCGAGCAGCTCGGCGTCACGCTCGACGACGACCTGCTCCTGCGCGGACGCCCGCCCGATTCCGACGGCGAAAACACAAAAGGAAAATAAGAAGGTGAAGAGCAGTCGCTGTCCGCTCATGATCGCAGGCCTCGAATGTTTCGACGGACGTTGGCGCCCGGGTGCATTATAGATCACGCGTCGATCGTGACCCGATGCCTCACCCGCCGTTTTTCACTCGCGGAATGTGCGCGCGGATGTCGTACACTCCGCGGACTAACTAACAAGA is a genomic window of Burkholderiales bacterium containing:
- a CDS encoding SH3 domain-containing protein, giving the protein MSGQRLLFTFLFSFCVFAVGIGRASAQEQVVVERDAELLAEPRSGAPTVARLKQGTTGEVIARKIPWVNLRTGSGTGWVQSFNLRFLAPGTAPAAGGKVPVPVVRTPTSRTTATIGIRGLDAEDMRGARFDAAQMRLLDQYAASRQDAEKTARDNGLTPTRVEYFK